In Brassica napus cultivar Da-Ae chromosome C2, Da-Ae, whole genome shotgun sequence, the sequence TCATCTTCCATCTTCTTTCGGATCTTGGCCTCTTCAGCAACTTCCTCCTTTACCTCTTGCAGTCTTTCTTTTATAGCATCAAAACAACGATGCCGATTGTGAAACCCATCATTATGAAGGATATAAGATAGTGAACTTCATATATAAACTGAAAAATTCGAATTTATATACGATTATAAACATCATTTCTCACCTCATCCCCCTCCATACATAATTCCTTAAGTAGTTTGATATCTTCACGCATTTTCTTCATCTCATCAACCATCTTCTTTCGGCTCTTGGCCTCCTCAGCAACTTTCTCGTTTAACTCTTCCAACTCTTCTTCGAAGGCATTAAAACAGCCATGACGAATGTGGAACCCATCATCCTGAAAGATATAAGAGAATAAACTTAATATCTAaactcaaaatatttaattcatatatacaATTTATTTACTCACCTCAAACTCTGTGCATTCGAAGTAGCTCTTTCCTTTCTCGTCGGTGGACAATCTTATAGGAGCACCACACGCACAGGTTTTGGGTATGCAATGGTGAGCATAGAGAACCAACTCACGCCTATCGGAATCCCTTTTCCACTGCTTGATATCTGCATAGTAAGGATCCGTCATTATGAAATCCGCCTCAAAATATAGTATCAATGTTATTTGAAGAAAGAAGCTCTCTTTGGTGACAATACTAAACATCTCAGttcaatcttcttttttttttttttttttttttgaacaaagttCAATCTTCTTATATAGGGAAATTTTCCCTATAACGGCTCTTTTTTACCTTTAACGGGTATTTTTTTCCAAGAAACtacatttattttgaattaaagTTCAAAATATGTGGTTTCTCTCCAAATGGCTATATTTTCTTTGAATCAAAACAAACGGCCCAATTTTAGTTTAAGATCTGTAAGgacacaaaatatttaaataatattttcgcaACAGACTCTAAgatttaaagaggtttggtggtgaAATAAATGAAGGATGTTTGGTTGGTGACGAATCAATGTTTCTGGGTTGGAATGTCAGATTGAACATTAAAACTTACATCCACAATACTTTCCTATTTAAAACCGCTCCTTCATTGTAAATCTTCATCACAAATTTTTACAATGACAGATCCCAGCTACGAAGACGATAAAAAACATAAGAGGTATAATAACAAGCTGTTCTTCGTTGCCGACTCTGACAATGGAATTCCGCTACGTTGTCCATGCGGTGGCCAGATTGTCATACATGTCTGTAAGGCAGGAACAGACATTGGAAAGAAGTACTTCTTTTGCAAACACTTTGAGGTAACAAACTTATAACATATTCCTTTTCattctttgaatttttaatatcaacATGTGGTTTCAAGAATGATGGCTTGCACagaaagaaagaatgggatgagGCTATTGAAGAGGAAACGAAAAAGCTAACGCGGAAGGTTGATCACCACGAACTCAAAATTCGAAGCTTATATTCCATTGAAGATAGTCTTAGTCGTTTAGAAGAAGACGAGAAGAAAAACGCTGAAGAGATCGAAGACCTGAAGTACTTTCTTAAGAACCGTTACCCCAATGAGTTCTACTAGCTTTTAAAGCATGGTGTACGATTTAATTGTTTAAGTGTACGGTGTTAAGAATTTTCTTGTTTAACTGTATGcttatctattaaataaacaTTTGAACCGATATAACGCTGTATATATAGCACTGAAAATGTTCCGTTTTGGTTGCGAGTAAAAggttcaaataatttatatggtATGCAGGATATTTATTTAAGTGTACGCATAATGGTATGCAGTATATTAATTTCAATTCGGATAAATACGAGATAGTTAATATTGTTTTGTGTTCAAATAAGTAAAATAGATTCACAATGATAAAATCTTGCACACTTTTAACAAAAACGCAGATAGGAAGTTCATACAAATATATAGAAAGACAAGTTTCATTGAAAACAGATAGTTAAGATAAAGTGGATGCTACTTCATTCCTGCCTCGTTCGCCACCTGAAAATCGCCAACAAATTCCTCGTAGCAATCCATTGCATACTGCTCACGAAATTTATCCACAACTTTGTCAGTTATTTTACTCATCTCTTCCTTCCCATCACCATTAGAATGCATCTCCATGAACTTAGCAGCGCACGGCCCACAGTCCCCACCCCTATTGTTGTGATAGATGCCTTAA encodes:
- the LOC125582071 gene encoding uncharacterized protein LOC125582071, with the translated sequence MTDPSYEDDKKHKRYNNKLFFVADSDNGIPLRCPCGGQIVIHVCKAGTDIGKKYFFCKHFENDGLHRKKEWDEAIEEETKKLTRKVDHHELKIRSLYSIEDSLSRLEEDEKKNAEEIEDLKYFLKNRYPNEFY